From the Silurus meridionalis isolate SWU-2019-XX chromosome 5, ASM1480568v1, whole genome shotgun sequence genome, one window contains:
- the LOC124386514 gene encoding uncharacterized protein LOC124386514: protein MDLSPSFLSYSSFSSDSDIYNISSPEGRPKPRRMRSKNPSRQRRNASEKEKLRMRDLTKSLHYLRTFLPPFVAPTGQTLTKIETLRLAIRYISYLSSQLHLQISSCQNDGLRCPHLGSDSDSCEEGNLRKEMKAFCLQRNKNPHDDFYGSWTAGNEQTEKPQEEQEHRAYSYSDILRDQELYQARHVTIQTEREFLQAESDQRDGMKMETQDSDGIFSFGFESLVEPQTSLSPQDYSKAVLCESTELNFWI, encoded by the exons ATGgatctttctccttctttcctcaGCTACAGCTCTTTTAGCTCAGATTCGGACATCTACAACATCTCATCTCCTGAAGGAAGGCCAAAGCCGAGAAGGATGCGTTCCAAGAACCCGAGCAGGCAGAGACGGAATGCCAGCGAGAAAGAGAAGCTGCGGATGAGAGATCTGACCAAATCGCTCCACTATCTCAGGACGTTCCTTCCACCGTTCGTTGCTCCGACTGGACAGACGCTCACCAAGATCGAGACGCTGAGACTTGCCATACGCTACATCTCCTACCTGTCCTCTCAGCTCCACCTCCAAATATCCTCCTGCCAGAATGATGGCCTGAGATGTCCTCACCTTGGCTCTGACTCAGATTCCTGTGAAGAAGGAAACctcagaaaagaaatgaaagccTTTTGCCTCCAGAGGAATAAAAATCCTCATGACGATTTTTACGGATCCTGGACTGCAGGAAATGAACAAACGGAAAAACCCCAAGAAGAACAAGAACACAGAGCTTATTCTTACAGTGACATTTTGCGTGATCAGGAACTCTACCAAGCACGTCACGTGACAATCCAGACAGAACGTGAATTCCTCCAAGCGGAATCAGATCAAAGAGACGGAATGAAAATGGAAACTCAAGACTCTGATGGAATCTTCAGCTTTGGCTTCGAGTCGCTCGTGGAGCCGCAAACTTCCCTGTCGCCTCAG gaCTACAGTAAAGCCGTGCTGTGTGAGAGTACAGAACTCAACTTCTGGATCTga
- the sv2bb gene encoding synaptic vesicle glycoprotein 2B: MADHYQNSYHHGEGYQAEYQEDEDAASDATEGHDEDDQMYEGEYQGIPHPDEVKTARSKIKLRADPDEDEGLAEQYEEIIEDCGHGRFQWSLFVVLGLALMADSVECFVVALALPSAEKDMCMSNAEKGMLGLIVFLGMMFGAFLWGGMADKIGRRKCLLIALTINCIAAFLSSFAQGYGFFIFFRLISGFGIGGSVPIVYSYFSEFLQMDKRGEHLSWLCMFWMMGGIYASFTAWGIIPHYGWGFSMGSEFQFHSWRVFVLVCALPAVAALIGLNFMPESPRFLLEHAKHDEAWMILKRVHDTNWRAKGEPERVFTVSQIKTPKTQEDEFFEIQTSTGTTFQRWAVRTVTLIRLVLKNVASLLAHDLRLATLLMAVIWFTMAFSYYGLAVWFPDMIKHLQYEEYESKVKNFPREKIENFHFNFSLENQIHSDGKYINDKFIGIEMKSVKFEDSLFENCFFENIRSTDTYFENCTFRYTTFYNTDFDKENFIDCMMDNTSFLNPKKGCHLNVQEENDVLVYLVSFLGSLAVLPGNIISALFMDKIGRIKIIGGSMLISAGCTFFLFLTFSQAAIIALQCLFCGVSVAAWNGIQVITVEIYPASKRATAFGVLNATCKLAAILGSSIFSSFVGVTKVVPILLSCGALVCGGVLALKLPETREKVLL; encoded by the exons atggctGACCACTATCAAAACAGCTATCACCATGGAGAAGGCTACCAGGCCGAATACCAggaagatgaagatgcagcAAGTGACGCCACCGAGGGTCATGACGAGGATGACCAAATGTACGAGGGCGAGTACCAGGGCATCCCACACCCGGATGAGGTAAAAACGGCGAGGTCGAAGATCAAACTCCGCGCCGATCCAGATGAAGACGAGGGACTTGCAGAGCAGTATGAGGAGATTATAGAGGACTGCGGACACGGACGCTTCCAGTGGAGTCTGTTTGTGGTGCTGGGCTTGGCGCTGATGGCCGACAGCGTCGAGTGTTTCGTGGTGGCATTGGCGCTTCCCAGTGCCGAGAAGGACATGTGCATGTCTAATGCAGAGAAAGGCATGCTGG GTCTGATCGTGTTCCTGGGAATGATGTTCGGAGCGTTCCTGTGGGGGGGGATGGCTGATAAAATAGGACGACGGAAATGCCTGCTCATCGCTCTGACCATCAACTGCATCGCCGCCTTCCTCTCTTCCTTTGCTCAGGGATATGgattcttcatcttcttcagaCTCATATCTGGCTTTGG GATCGGTGGCTCTGTCCCTATTGTGTATTCGTATTTCTCAGAGTTTCTGCAGATGGATAAGAGAGGAGAGCATCTCAGCTGGCTCTGTATGTTCTGGATGATGGGAGGAATTTATGCTTCATTCACTGCCTGGGGCATCATCCCTCACTATG gatgGGGTTTCAGTATGGGTTCGGAGTTTCAGTTCCACAGTTGGCGTGTTTTTGTGTTGGTTTGTGCCCTGCCCGCCGTCGCCGCCCTCATCGGCCTCAACTTCATGCCCGAGAGTCCTCGCTTCCTGCTAGAG CATGCGAAACACGACGAGGCCTGGATGATCCTGAAGCGGGTTCACGACACGAACTGGAGAGCAAAAGGAGAACCGGAGCGAGTGTTCACC GTTTCTCAGATCAAAACCCCAAAGACGCAGGAGGACGAGTTCTTTGAGATTCAGACCTCCACAGGAACAACTTTCCAGAGATGGGCGGTTCGCACGGTGACTCTGATCAGACTG GTGCTGAAGAACGTCGCATCTCTCTTAGCTCACGATCTGAGACTCGCTACACTCCTCATGGCTGTGATTTGGTTTACGATGGCTTTCAG TTACTACGGATTAGCCGTGTGGTTCCCAGACATGATCAAGCACCTACAGTATGAGGAATACGAGTCCAAGGTGAAGAATTTCCCCAGAGAGAAAATCGAAAACTTTCACTTCAACTTCTCCCTGGAGAATCAAATCCACAGCGATGGAAAATACATCAACGACAA GTTCATCGGCATCGAGATGAAATCTGTGAAGTTCGAGGACTCGCTCTTTGAGAACTGTTTTTTTGAGAACATCAGGTCTACAGACACCTATTTTGAAAACTGCACCTTCAGATACACCACCTTCTACAACACCG ATTTTGATAAAGAGAACTTCATTGACTGCATGATGGACAACACGAGTTTCCTCAACCCTAAGAAGGGCTGCCATCTCAACGTCCAGGAGGAAAACGATGTCCTCGTTTACTTGGTCAGCTTTCTGGGAAGTCTGGCTGTGCTTCCCGGGAATATCATCTCGGCACTCTTCATGGATAAGATCGGGAGAATTAAAATAATCG GAGGTTCCATGCTCATCTCAGCCGGCTGcaccttcttcctcttcctgaccTTCAGTCAGGCGGCTATCATTGCCTTGCAGTGTCTGTTCTGCGGTGTCAGTGTGGCGGCGTGGAACGGCATCCAGGTCATCACCGTGGAGATTTACCCCGCCTCAAAAAG AGCCACAGCGTTTGGTGTCCTGAACGCAACATGTAAACTGGCAGCCATCTTGGGCAGCTCCATCTTCTCCTCGTTTGTGGGGGTCACTAAAGTTGTTCCCATCCTCCTGTCCTGTGGTGCGCTGGTGTGTGGGGGAGTGCTGGCTCTGAAACTACCAGAAACCAGAGAGAAAGTTCTGCTGTGA